GCAAAAGAGGGAACACGATATGCCGCGGTTGGTGTTAAAACCGCAGCCATATGTctcgttttaaaaaaaaataaaacactatatgccgcggttgtggttagaaccgcggcatattcccctgcagttttttaaaattgcaggtctgtttttgtgatatccactaccacaaaaacagacctgcatataaaaacatgtacacaaattcaatttgaacataacaaacacatgttcaaatgtatttcaacatcaaataaagtacaaagtctaagaaaattctatctaatcaaatgcattgtttaaatctaagagctattgtataatctaactatatacttcgcagcagcgttcctaatgaataatagtgacttctcaggaactggtgtagtagtcttgaatctctgcaaaatacaattcattttatttagtgtatatgaattcaacatttgttaaaaaatctaaatttgttaaagttaaatattaccgtttcccagcgacttgtgatgtgagaacgaacaatatgggtcatccaatacattacatagtatccacactcatatgacccattttgtctgttacactacaatatatcatcacagttgataatagttagttaataacatttgttataaaacaattataacaaagtatgactttagcatatgtcaaaccttgagagaaatccaagcaatctttctactgttaacaattgatctcccacccatcatcatacttgctggaatagaactgtatataaaaaaaggttttagcattcagttatataacaaagaaagtccaaacattgaggttcttaccaatcaattgcttgtttgagttgtgtgggaggaggcctgtgcaatgagcagaaccacaaagcatagttgtcttgcatagacataacaagaagttgccaatggcgcctgaaattcataataacgtaactattaaatattaaaatcacatatggaacattattatgttaacaaagttgacttacccggatatataaggcaaaaagtatattttcttgccccttccAAAACTTCTTATCAGACTCATGTTGATAtgctcaaaatcatttgattcatgaattgattggggatcaatgaatccataatcatcagaacgccccaacttattagtgaccccagacatatacctgaaatcaaaaattaactttgatataaggatacttgatatacaaatgaattttatatataaataattggtcatagacttacatcgtccatagttgaataattgaaatattcaactcttgtgttcccgacgcaagctcacgaacatcttggctattaaggtatattgggacctcagagcctgccccaaatacattagcatcatactcaacctccaaaggcttatcatcaaggatgtcagcaagtagatgcaatgaagaaagagggtcatcctcagatagaggaatcttctcttgtgcctgcgtctgttgttacatgaaaagataagataagttttgacatcaaaaacctttaaaattgagaagtgtaaagaggaatttcataccgaggggtcagaaactggtttaaccaaaaatttaggccaactgataaacgacttatatgcttgttccacagtgaaaatctcttccgtggacagaggaaccgaggcatctggtatgatcatttcatccactgagaccttcacctcatcctctaatagttgcataccatgacatacagtcgctgacctaaactctgttccacgagctaccagcaccatctcagtatcctctaaaatgtatagcagacatggactaccatcgtccatgtcatcctctgggatggctgatgcggaacaacttcctttcgcgcttctccctgtcagagtaaatgttagattatacaaaagatagaaataattgcacataaatgttttttaagtttacctgtgggagggggagggataacatgttcctctataggagacggcaccgggcgcatgctctgaaactgctactggtatagcatctggaattcagccctcacctcggccctgatctcctctctaaggtcttgtcggaccttttttgtgatctcttctgtcatcctttgtgtatcgctgtatgaatatgaaggctgacgagaagagctcccaaaataatctgTAATTCCTACTTCAGGACCTGCAGCACGTacacgtccagggtgctcaggtcgtccaatcgcagcagcaagaatatcctggcgaccctctggagtgaattggccttgggagctctgctcaaccaaggtgtcctgtaacattacaaaacaccactattctttaaatagtttaatgtagtatgtataatgacaatacttattattttaggaacagtgataacttacaattctttcagaaatctctcgtgcagtgtcggaagagtaggtgcccgatggtcgcatacgggccaacttccatttctcatgtctagacggtggagaaggaggctgaggaGGGCTACCACCCTGAGATGGTGGTGTAGCATCTgtcttttgcttgaggattttctcctcaagcttcctatacccaccacgagataataggtgggggtttttgttgtgagcacttgttccttgtgctttgcttctaattgcctgtcacatacacattaattaattagttcatatgatatatatttgttaatgaggaattgaataatatgaactacacaaacctgccattcctctgacatccgactctctttaaaaagccgccaagtctcctcatcaatgaACTTATAAGCACTACAtggacttttatgtttaaggtgtccaaagatgtatcttgatgtcaacttgcttttaaagtttctgaaattttctgcaacagttgacaaacacttatttctaagtgatgtgacatttggaatgtcaaatgtcatctgaaaaaaacataataaagttgtattagtacaaaactatcaatataaacaaattttaattcaaatgctattaactaacttaccaatatatctttccaaataatgttccgatcaacctcggacacatgatcaaaagatggaatgagaatgctaatcttatcacgtgccactactccaaggtatgatcggaagtcatctgcataggggccagttgccacacccgtggtgacattcacattcaccggagttctttcaccactatttttcctgatcaatagttgtttcatcctaGTGGGTCCTCTAGTGATTTTGGTtgggggagcctcatcccctgaagaatgtggatgatcagccatatatctgtcaaaataaataacaacattaaattttatttcaagacttatgtaatatcatataaattaacaaaacatgtaatagtaatcataggaaatgtataaaaggaaaacttatgttatattaataaaatacttatacagaaattgaaaattcatacataaagatatggattcatcatatgtatattccctcatcatgatctgaccgaattgcatgtaaATCATCGTCAACTAGAGATTGGTCATCCAAatttgttgtagtttgaaatgaatggttgtcagcaatataaatattaatcagattgtcttcgttaacttcaatttattttttgccttgaagagcaacataccaatggtcagacgcagtatctttgacataaaaaacttgagatgcttgatgaaccatgataaacggttcgtctcggtaacccaccttgcgaaaatcaaccagtgtcatacccgagtcatctattttcacaccactcttattgtcaaaccacttacacttgaacaatggaacaaaaaacttggtgtaatcaacctcccatatctcttctattataccataatatctcattgatccaagtacaggagattgatcttttgatgtggaaaattgaagtgactcagcttctaaactgattccactattttgtactatgcttttatcatccaaagtcttcgtatagaatgtgcaattattgacttcataacctgtacaacacacgacatcaaactttaaaccatttgcaagccacaataaagtttcagaagaatgtggctctttgtcaatttcagatttgaaccaagacataaatgttttgttatgctccatcaattgccatttctctgattgtcttggatttttattcttaacaatggctttgtgtgcttccaaaaaagggatcacctcatctgtgttgttcaatatataaagatgtgcttgcaacaattcttcgcgatcttttgtcaccacattgacacctcggatgcttttacttgtagaaaatttattcaaccatgttgtgcgaggaactcctattggattcgttgatgtcatgtaatctgaacaaaactcgatactttcttcagcaatatacctttcaatcatcgaaccttcaggacgatatggatttttaacgtaccctttcaaaatcttcatataacgctcaataggatacatccatcttaagtataccggtccgcacaacttgatttctctaaccaaatgaacaagtaaatgtaccatgatgtcaaaaaaagatggagggaaaaacatctctagttgacacaagatgataactatctcgccttgaagttcatctaactttgtaggatcgatggctttactacatattgacgagaaccatgaacacaacctgtttatggtgtgcctaacatttttgggcaaaattccacgaatagccaccggtaacaactgttgcattaagacgtgacaatcgtgagacttcatgccaacaagctttaagtcctgcattgacactaaactcttcatatttgaagagtatccttgtggtactttgatactctttaaacatacacaaaaacttatcttctcttgtttagacattgtgtaacatgcagggggcaaataagtacgtttaccaatctccttgggtgccaactcttctcggatattcatgtcaaccaaatccaaacgagcattcactccatcttttgtctttccctgaatgttgagtaatgtaccaatcaagctatcacacacattcttttctacatgcatcacatctatgcaatgtcgaacatctaactttgaccaatatggaagatcaaagaatattgatttcttcttccaaggggtcgttacagatgacttcttcgatgttttcccaaatacatgatgtattttattaactttttcaagaacttgaaggccagtaagtggatttggtgcttcgtccctctcttgatctccattgaatgctttttttaaccttcgatatggatgattacgttctagaaatctccgatgacgcagatacaccgtctttcttccatgtttcaattgatgagctgcagtgttttcttcacatataggacacgctttatgacccttgacattgtatcctgacaaattaccataagcaggaaagtcattaatggtgcaaaataacattgcacgcatcataaaagtctctgaagcgaatccatcaaatatttcaaccccatcaacccacaaaaccttcaagtcttcaactagtgggcttagataaacatctatgtcatttccaggctgctttggaccagatatcatcatagacaacatcatgtacttcctcttcatgcacaatgcaggagataagttgtaaattatcaatataactggccaacaactgtgattggtactcagattaccaaatgggttcattccatcagtggctaaaccaagcctaagatttctacactctttaccaaattcggggaattgtcgatcaatatttttccattgctttgaatcagctggatgacgaagcagcccgtcaatttttctctcatctgcatgccatctaagatttttagcatctttgggattcgcaaacaaacgcttaagtctgggcactattggaaggtaccaaactactttcaaagcagatccatttttttctatctgaccattatcttcactattgttttttgacttgtatcgtgataagccacattttggacactttgtcaaaaattcaaactctttcctatacaaaatgcagtcattgggacaagcatgtatccttttatactccatacccattggacaaagaattttcttcgcatcataattacgagtgggcagtgtatttccatctggcaacatttcattcaacaacgtcaacagttctgtaaaactcttatcagtccatccattgctcgccttcaaattcatcagccttaacaccgctgacaaacgtgtgaacttagttgaaccgacatacaaaggtgtttccgcatcagtcgacatcgtctcatacacatgagctttggcaaaattttctgctccaacatcgcggatcatgtcctccaatttgtcttcatccggtcgatcttcttcgatggtggaatcagtaacatttacactttgagagtcattgggaaaatgcatttcttcgccgtgccagatccatgttgtatagcatcttagaaaaccatcacatataagatgttctctaatttgagttgcgttcaactttctcccattcaaacagttcacacaaggacatctaaacttcacttcatcatcacttctcccctcattacgttgcgcaaattgtataaattcctctacacctctctcgtactcagcactaatacgtggtaaattaatccaatttcgatccatattcctaaatattacataaaaagataagctactaaaaatcaaacttgcaatttcatacatatcattgaaacttagtgaataatattttaaggtttataaataatacaagaactacaacacacattaccaaaactatagcaaaaaccatatcatacattaccaaaactataacaatttcatgcattatcaaaattaaagcaaaaattataccatacattaccaaaactatagaaacttcatacattaccaaaactatagcattatgcaaaaactaatgaagaaatcacgttaagaatgcaaaagggcataaatacctggaagaggAACGGCGAAAACGCTTGGTGCAAAGAAAACGAAATCGCAGCGGAGAGGGAATGACGagtttcaaacgattttgatcggctaaaactgtttCAAACGCGTCACAAATGAGAAAGGACCGAATAATTTCAAGTTTAAACGGTGCAGAAACGCGTACCTGAGATGATGGCTGTCGGAGGAGAAGAAAACGCGAACAGAGCAGCGCGAAGAAGACGATCACTGttccaagttttgttttttaactctgaacgggggaatctaccgcggttccctacttaaccgcggtataaaagggctatatgccgcggtttcacaagcaaccgcggcatatactgattaaataaataatcctaaatggcatttttgaaattattttcaaactatatgccgcggttcagcgggcaaccgcggtatatacctcgaaatatttcaaatacatattaaattaatttcagatAGGCGAATATGTCGCGGTTGCTcctagaaccgcggcatatacccctgtaacgtgCTGAACACAACTGTCTGCCCAACTGCCTTATGGGGAATGtgcaggggtatatgccgcggttgatctgcgaaaccgcggcatatacccctgtaacttctgaaattctctgactggcagagaagttgagaagttacaagggtatatgccgcggttctctggacaaccgcgacatataccTCAGTAACGTTtgaaattctctgacccagtcagcacctgcaatTAATTGGcaagggtatatgccgcggttctctggacaaccgcggcatataccgctgttatttaattttttattcacacgTTGCGTCAAAGGTAATGGTTGACTGGAGTATATGCTGCGGTTCTGatccgaaccgcggcatatgtgttcgatttatttacaaaactgccaccgcgcaccattatgctgcggtttccttgtaaccgtggcataatgtgcgctgtaaaaacccaattttttactagtgattgaTAATGAGAACTTTTATCAACATCTTTTATTTACCATTCATCCACTAAGGAACTCAAAACATAACTTTGATATACATAgattataattcaaataaaacttgaaataaGGTGTATACCTTAGATTTTTAgatttattgtaaaaatgttgtatgtatttcattttaagtttcgaagatttttttatatataatatttttagttatttgtattaacattttcatctttgtttagaattaaaattttcaattttttctttgtttttattttagaaacaaCAATATGTATTTTATTCAAGCTTCTCtgtttatttacaatttttttatataaaataaatttaaatctattatatttgataaaaaataatataataactaattaataGAATAGCTATTTCTCATTAGTCAGTGTCTTATCATCCATAACAGTTATTTAtggaatttttaatatatagattATCGGGGGAGTCATTTTAATCTTtgtcattttcctttttcatataaagaattcaaataacataaaaatatataaacctatatgtatgtgtgattttatttacaagataataattaataatatattctttcttgtaaataattatgataatggGTGAGGGAGGAAATTAAGGTAATAGAtagtatcaattttttttagagttGACCTGAGAAAAGCAATCGACCTTATGTTTCTGGTCACCGTACACAAACGCAGaacttatttatcaatttttaatagttgtattttaatttaatatttaaagaaaatgttctagtgttttttttttcaaattttttaaattgaaaaagttaaaccaaattttctttaattattttattttattttctcatcttAAACCGGAGAGTGTCCTTAGAAACTAAAATGTAAaggaagaaatttattaaaaataaaggaaaatacTTTAGAGTAAAGTCAACGGGTGGCTTGGTGGCTAAGGATGATAACTAGTCAAAGTTACAGTACTATATTTCCCATAATCAATCTTTCAGAGAAGCATCTTGTGAAGGAAAGGCCATCATCATTAGTCAAGGTAAAGCCTCTGAATCAACAACACCTTCATATATCTTTCTTCTGTATAAAGTACATGTTCTGTAAATTGTTAGATGAGATACACTTGTGATAGGATACCTGGTCATTTCATGTGTCGATGattatgtttaatgttttgtttattaaGGCCAGAAAGCGTTCTTCCTTTATGTCACGTTACTTTCTCGCGTTGACTTCACTTGTTTTGGCTTTGAACACATTTTAGTATCACTTGAAAGAAAATGGCAAAACCAAATAAGGAATGGGTTGTGGGAATCGACCTTGGCACAACATATTCATGTGTTGCTGTGTGGCTTGAAGAACACTCTCGAGTGGAGATCATTCACAATGACCAAGGCAATAGAATTACGCCTTCTTGTGTGGCTTTCACAGAGAATCAAAGATTGATTGGTGATGCTGCTAAGAATCAGGCTGCTATAAATCCAACCAACACTCtctttggtaaaaaaaattgtttttttattgcgTGTGAATTTGTTTAAATGTTTACGCTAGCTGTTTGTGTTGGTGTTTAGGTGCCAAATGATAGCTTAACATTCatcatttatttatacttttctcCAGTTTTCTAATTTGTTCTATAACTTTCAATTAGTAAGTATCATTCCACAAGACTACTTTGACTTACAACAATTTTGCAGATGTGAAAAGGTTAATCGGCAGAAGATATAGTGATCCCATTATTCAGGACGATCTAAAGTTGTGGCCATTTAAGGTCATTGCTGATTCTGATGAAAAACCCATGATGGTTGTTTCATACAAGGGTCAGGAGAAACAAATCTCAGCTGAAGAAATCTCATCTATGGTCCTTACAAAGATGCGGGAGATTGCAGAAGCGTACTTGGAATCAGAGGTTAAGAATGTTGTGGTTACCGTGCCTGCTTATTTTAATGATTCTCAACGACAAGCAACGAAAGATGCTGGTACCATTGCTGGCCTCAATGTTATGCGGATAATCAATGAGCCCACGGCTGCTGCTCTGGCATATGGCCTCGACAAGAGAGCTAATTGCGTCGGAGAGCggaatattttcatttttgatcTTGGTGGTGGAACATTTGATGTGTCTCTGCTAACAATCAAAGGTGATGTGTTTGAAGTGAAGGCCACTGCTGGTGACACACACCTTGGAGGAGAGGACATGGATAACAGAATGGTGAAGTACTTTGTTGAGGAGTTCAAGAGGAAGCAGAAAGTGGACATAAGTGGGAACCCGAAAGCCTTGAGGAGGTTGAGAACTGCTTGTGAAAGAGCAAAAAGAACACTCTCATTTGCTGTTGATACCACCATTGAGATAGATGCTTTATCTGGGAGCATTGACTTCTGCTCATCAATCACTCGTGCAAGATTTGAAGAACTTAACTTAGACCTCTTTCAAAGGTGTTTGGAGACAGTAGAAAGGTGTCTTGTTGATTCTAAGATGGACAAGAGTGATGTAGACGATGTTGTACTGGTTGGTGGTTCTTCTAGGATTCCAAAAGTACAGCAGCTATTGCAAGACTACTTCAAGGGGAAAGAACTGTGCATGAGCATCAACCCTGACGAGGCTGTTGCCTATGGAGCAGCAGTTCAGGCTGCTTTGCTGACTAAAGGCAACAAATTTGTCCCCAACTTAGTGCTATTAGATGTTACGCCGCTGTCACTTGGTATATCTGTAAAAGGAGATCTCATGAGTGTCGTGATTCCTAGGAACACCACCATTCCTGTTGTAAAAAAGCAAGGATATAGAAGAGCCGAAGATTTCCAATCTGCAGTCTCTATTGAGGTTTACGAGGGTGAAAGGACAAGAGCAAGCGATAACAATTTGCTTGGTTTCTTTAATCTTAATGGCAATCCTAAAGCTCTTCGAGGCCATCCTTTAACTGTATGTTTCAGTATAGATGCCGATGGTATCCTAACTGTAATTGCCGAGGAAGAAAGCAGTGGAAGTAAGAATTGGATTACCGTAACCAACGACAAGGGAAAACTATCAACTCAACAAATTATGAGAATGATTCAAGAAGCCGAGAAGTACAAGGCTGAAGACCAGAAATACGAAAAGAAAGTTATGGCAATTAATGCTTTGGATGACTTCGTTTACAAGATAAGGAATGCTATAGATGATGTAGATAATCCACAGGAGATAACGAAGATCAACATGGCTATTGCAGAGGCCGAGCAATTGCTTGATGCTAGGGAGCAGATTGAAACAGAGGTTTTTGTGGATCATCTGCACAAGGTGAAGACCCTCATTGAACCCATTATGAAAGATTAActagttttttttaagtttatgttggtgaaaaatataaaactttatgaAGCATGCTATctaaacaatatattatttcCAGTTTCAATTATCAATCCTTGAAAAAGTTTTTCTTCTACATCTTTTTAATGTGAAGGGGGATATGCCTATAATTATGTGGGGTATACATTTCTTCAATATGGGCATTCAGATGGGTAATTGTTTTTAGACTGTTAACATAGGTCGGCCTAAAATGCAGTGTGGATTTTATGGCCTGgtgaaaaaatacaaacaacCAATAACATCAGTAACAAGACTATGAAAAGAACcttattaaaagatttaaaaccTATTCTTTACTGTGGTTTGATAGATAACATCAAACTGTGTCAAGATAACA
This sequence is a window from Vigna angularis cultivar LongXiaoDou No.4 chromosome 2, ASM1680809v1, whole genome shotgun sequence. Protein-coding genes within it:
- the LOC108321632 gene encoding heat shock cognate 70 kDa protein 2; its protein translation is MAKPNKEWVVGIDLGTTYSCVAVWLEEHSRVEIIHNDQGNRITPSCVAFTENQRLIGDAAKNQAAINPTNTLFDVKRLIGRRYSDPIIQDDLKLWPFKVIADSDEKPMMVVSYKGQEKQISAEEISSMVLTKMREIAEAYLESEVKNVVVTVPAYFNDSQRQATKDAGTIAGLNVMRIINEPTAAALAYGLDKRANCVGERNIFIFDLGGGTFDVSLLTIKGDVFEVKATAGDTHLGGEDMDNRMVKYFVEEFKRKQKVDISGNPKALRRLRTACERAKRTLSFAVDTTIEIDALSGSIDFCSSITRARFEELNLDLFQRCLETVERCLVDSKMDKSDVDDVVLVGGSSRIPKVQQLLQDYFKGKELCMSINPDEAVAYGAAVQAALLTKGNKFVPNLVLLDVTPLSLGISVKGDLMSVVIPRNTTIPVVKKQGYRRAEDFQSAVSIEVYEGERTRASDNNLLGFFNLNGNPKALRGHPLTVCFSIDADGILTVIAEEESSGSKNWITVTNDKGKLSTQQIMRMIQEAEKYKAEDQKYEKKVMAINALDDFVYKIRNAIDDVDNPQEITKINMAIAEAEQLLDAREQIETEVFVDHLHKKLYILDHIKKKGEKRDMENTKRVCPSHPERQMQLKPQGSSYICSGCREVGFGRSYHCENKNCGYILHEECATAVSFAFHRFFPRSHFEFYEKAPGHRVRSCDACGNYVVGFVYHCSITDCDLHPCCLNLKDSIFDEEGLVSLELCQKVPSKCVQCKHRNVMDGIRGWSYVSSDSGGKCCYHVWCFKQLILENLNKGYFSNETSSNGMSDREYSQLAVRNMDMVRSRRSSTRLGTMKKYTKMAVLVFKLVFSAVFGDPITSIASLVEGLVSD